One Thermodesulfobacteriota bacterium DNA segment encodes these proteins:
- a CDS encoding CBS domain-containing protein — translation MSIKAKDVMSQPVAVLYEDRNLEEAALLMLDKRVSGLPIISSKGSIVGIVTESDFSASRHTVPLSRIFAPSLFGEWMTKPELEKAYEEARSIKVKEIMSKPVITATEDEHLSDVVVKMLENNIHRVPVVRDEKPVGIISRHDLLKLVAGKMKSRDWA, via the coding sequence ATGTCTATTAAAGCCAAGGATGTAATGTCACAGCCGGTTGCGGTCCTTTACGAAGACCGGAACCTCGAAGAAGCCGCCCTGCTCATGCTGGACAAGCGTGTGAGCGGGCTTCCGATCATAAGCTCGAAGGGGAGCATCGTCGGAATAGTCACCGAGTCGGACTTTTCCGCGAGCAGGCATACGGTGCCGCTTTCGCGTATCTTCGCTCCGAGCCTGTTCGGCGAATGGATGACGAAGCCCGAGCTCGAAAAGGCCTACGAAGAGGCCCGGAGCATAAAGGTGAAGGAGATAATGTCAAAGCCCGTCATAACGGCGACCGAGGACGAGCATCTGTCCGACGTCGTGGTCAAGATGCTGGAGAACAACATCCACAGGGTGCCCGTCGTGCGCGACGAAAAGCCGGTGGGCATTATCTCGCGGCACGATCTTTTGAAGCTCGTGGCGGGGAAGATGAAGTCCAGGGACTGGGCATGA